The Pseudomonas solani genome segment GTGAGCACCGGTATCCCGCTGCGGGACCAGCGTCTGCGCGACCTGTTCTTCGAGATCGAGCGCAACCCCGAGGCGGAAGTCTTCGCCCAGCTCGACCTGCGCCCCATCACCGACCTGGCCCCCGGCGCCCAGCTGGAGCTGCGTCTGCCGCTGAAGGTGAAGCTGCATGGCCGCGAGCACGACTACACCACCGAGCTGCTGGCCACGCGCCTGGATGACCGCCGCTTCCAGGTGGTGACCCTGGCGCCGCTGGTGCTGCAGGTAGAGGACTTCGGCCTCACCGACTCCCTCGGCATGCTGCGCGAAATGGCCGGCCTGCCCTCCATCAGCCTCTCGGTGCCGGTAGGGGCCGTGCTGATCTTCACCGCGCGCTGATGGGCCACATCTTCCCCTGGAAGGCCGGCAACCGCTTCGAGTTGCTGATCGACGGGCCGCAGTTCTTCCCGGCGATGCTCACCGACATCGCCCGGGCCGAGCACCATGTGTCCCTGGAGCTCTACCTGGTGGAAGACGGGCGCTGCAGCGAGGCGCTGGCCGAGGCGCTGTGCCTGGCGGCGCAGCGTGGGGTGAAGGTGCGTTGCCTGTTCGACGGCTTCGGCAGCAAGAAGCTCGGTTCGGCCCTGCGTGAGCGTATGGTGCTGGCCGGCGTGCAGCTGCAGTTCTACAACCCGGTGCGCTGGCGGCGCGGGGTGCGCAACTTCTACCGCGACCACCGCAAGATCCTGGTGGTGGACGACCGTGTCGCCTATGTGGGCGGCACCGGTTCCACCGACGAGTTCTGGCAGCCCCAGGAGCCCGAAAGCCGCTGGCACGAAGCGATGGTCGCCATCGAGGGGCCGCTGGTGGTGCACTGGAAGCTGATCTTCGACTACCAGTGGCTGGCCAACCTGCACCGGCGGCCCTGGCGGCCCGACGAGGCACCGGGCCTGGCGCGCCTGCCACCGCAACCCTCGGCCGGTATCGGCATGGGCCGGGTGGCCTACGCCGACGCCCGCCAGCACCTGGATATCGTGCAATCGCTGGTGCGCAGCATCCGCAACGCCAAGACGCGCGTCTGGCTGGCCACGCCCTATTTCCTGCCCAGCTGGAAGGTCCGCCGGGCGCTGCTCAAGGCCGCGCGGCGGGGCGTCGACGTGCGCCTGCTGCTCACCAGCCGCAACACCGACCACCCGCCGGTGCGCTTCGCCGGCCAGCGCTACTACCCGCGCCTGCTGCGTGCCGGGCTGCGCATCTTCGAATACCAGCCGCGCTTCCTGCACCTGAAGATGGTGCTGGTGGACGATTGGGTCAGCGTTGGCTCCTGCAACTTCGACCACTGGAACCTGCGCTTCAACCTGGAAGCCAACCTGGAAGCGCTGGACCGCCACTTCACCGCCCAGGTGGTCGCCAGCCTGAGCCGCGACTTCGACGACAGCCGCGAGATCACCCTCGACGCCTGGCACGCGCGGCCCTTGATCAAGCGCTTCTACCAGCGGCTCTGGGGCTGGCTCGACCGCCTCGCCGTCAACCTGCTGGACCGCCGCCGCTAGCCGAACCTTTGTCGGGTGTCGGCGTGCCCCGCGCGCCGGCTACTCTGCTGTGCATAACCACAACAAGAGATGCGCCCATGCGCCGTCCGCTGCCCGCCCTGTCACTCCTCGCCCTGCTGTTGTCCGGCTGCTCCACCCCCGGGGCCTTCTTCGGTTCCAGCGATGGGCCAGCCTTCGCCGCGCGCACGCCCAGCGACGCCGACCATGCGCTGGTCTACCTCTACCGGCCGCAAAGCGACTGGGCCGACCAGGAACTGGAAGCGCCGGGCCTGTTCCTCAACGGCGAGCTGATCGGTGCGCTGCCCAGCAACGCCTATCTGCCCCTGGAGTTCGAGACCGCCAGCTACCGCCTGGAGATGCGCCGGCCGCTGCTGGGCAGCTACTGGACCTTCTTCGCCGGCGGCCCGCTGGACTTCACCGAGATCACCAGCTTCGCCCTCGACGCCGAGGCCGGCGCCACCTACTACCTGCGCTACGACGAACTGAACCCGCCGCCGCGCAACGCCGAGCTGCCACCCCAGGGCGACGGCCCGCTGCAACTGGTGGGCACGGCGCTGGGGGCCAGCGAGATCGCCGCCACCCACGAGGTGCAGCCGCTGCAGCGCTTCGGTTCCGCCGGCGAGCCGCTGGACGATCTGTAGTAGCCGCCTGTTACCCGGCGCGGGGAAGGCGGGCGGATACTTCGTCTACCCTTTGAATCCTCGAAGGCCCTACACGGAGGAACCCGCCATGGCGGCGAAGAAGATCCTGATGCTGGTTGGCGACTATGTCGAAGACTACGAAACCATGGTGCCCTTCCAGGCCCTGTCCATGGTCGGCCACACCGTGCACGCGGTATGCCCGGACAAGCGCGCCGGCCAGAGTGTGCGCACCGCCATCCACGACTTCGAAGGCGACCAGACCTACA includes the following:
- a CDS encoding YceI family protein — translated: MSKLIPLIPALLGALALPVQADWYLDNESSRLSFISTKGGNLSEVHRFLTLHGTIADSGKAHLRVELESVSTGIPLRDQRLRDLFFEIERNPEAEVFAQLDLRPITDLAPGAQLELRLPLKVKLHGREHDYTTELLATRLDDRRFQVVTLAPLVLQVEDFGLTDSLGMLREMAGLPSISLSVPVGAVLIFTAR
- a CDS encoding phospholipase D-like domain-containing protein, yielding MMGHIFPWKAGNRFELLIDGPQFFPAMLTDIARAEHHVSLELYLVEDGRCSEALAEALCLAAQRGVKVRCLFDGFGSKKLGSALRERMVLAGVQLQFYNPVRWRRGVRNFYRDHRKILVVDDRVAYVGGTGSTDEFWQPQEPESRWHEAMVAIEGPLVVHWKLIFDYQWLANLHRRPWRPDEAPGLARLPPQPSAGIGMGRVAYADARQHLDIVQSLVRSIRNAKTRVWLATPYFLPSWKVRRALLKAARRGVDVRLLLTSRNTDHPPVRFAGQRYYPRLLRAGLRIFEYQPRFLHLKMVLVDDWVSVGSCNFDHWNLRFNLEANLEALDRHFTAQVVASLSRDFDDSREITLDAWHARPLIKRFYQRLWGWLDRLAVNLLDRRR
- a CDS encoding DUF2846 domain-containing protein; the protein is MRRPLPALSLLALLLSGCSTPGAFFGSSDGPAFAARTPSDADHALVYLYRPQSDWADQELEAPGLFLNGELIGALPSNAYLPLEFETASYRLEMRRPLLGSYWTFFAGGPLDFTEITSFALDAEAGATYYLRYDELNPPPRNAELPPQGDGPLQLVGTALGASEIAATHEVQPLQRFGSAGEPLDDL